One window from the genome of Myxococcus fulvus encodes:
- a CDS encoding Xan family putative trans-acting RiPP leader peptide: MASEEAVQSPSETAANAVSTPNPSEAPEAVSAAPEKLDEIEEIDFLLEEIESKIAPLALA, from the coding sequence ATGGCGTCGGAAGAGGCGGTTCAGTCCCCATCCGAAACAGCTGCGAACGCGGTATCCACTCCGAATCCCTCCGAGGCTCCCGAGGCGGTGTCGGCCGCTCCCGAGAAGCTCGATGAGATAGAGGAGATCGACTTCCTCCTCGAGGAGATTGAAAGCAAGATCGCCCCGCTCGCCCTGGCATGA
- a CDS encoding c-type cytochrome gives MSVVALLVAVSGCREKDAAPKPPPAVVEAKPAAPPAPKPVSAEAALVERGRYLGESVLGCVDCHTQRDTGRFGGPLSGPQLAGACFGPEWDLPGTLCAPNITSDPVHGVGKWTDAQLLRTLREGYGQGDRTLFPMMPYMEWRATLSDGDAKAVVAWLRTVPAVALPTPPSKLAPEVLADIKDLAGPLPGPVAEPAQDEVSRGRYLATIAQCAFCHASADEEPKPFAGGRAAPTPLGEEPVPSLLPEGPVLKDLGEDAFVARFTAFKDLAPAPSKKGQVNKLSMPWRAFSSMKEEDLRAVYRFLKTQGVATQRARGP, from the coding sequence GTGTCCGTGGTGGCGCTGCTCGTCGCCGTGAGCGGCTGTCGGGAGAAGGACGCGGCCCCCAAGCCGCCGCCCGCCGTCGTCGAGGCGAAGCCCGCCGCGCCTCCCGCACCCAAGCCCGTGTCCGCCGAGGCCGCGCTCGTGGAGAGGGGCCGCTACCTGGGCGAGTCGGTGCTCGGCTGCGTGGACTGTCACACGCAGCGGGACACGGGCCGCTTCGGTGGACCGCTGTCGGGCCCCCAGCTCGCCGGCGCGTGCTTCGGTCCGGAGTGGGACCTGCCCGGCACGCTGTGCGCGCCCAACATCACCTCGGACCCGGTGCATGGCGTGGGCAAGTGGACCGATGCCCAGCTGCTGCGCACCCTGCGCGAGGGCTATGGCCAGGGGGACCGCACGCTCTTCCCGATGATGCCGTACATGGAGTGGCGCGCCACCCTGTCCGACGGTGACGCGAAGGCCGTCGTCGCGTGGCTGCGCACCGTGCCCGCCGTGGCCCTCCCCACGCCTCCCTCCAAGCTCGCCCCCGAGGTGCTCGCGGACATCAAGGACCTGGCGGGCCCCCTGCCCGGACCCGTGGCCGAGCCCGCCCAGGACGAGGTGTCCCGGGGCCGCTACCTGGCCACCATCGCCCAGTGCGCCTTCTGCCACGCGAGCGCCGACGAGGAGCCGAAGCCCTTCGCCGGAGGCCGCGCCGCCCCCACTCCCCTGGGCGAGGAGCCCGTGCCGTCCCTGCTCCCGGAGGGGCCCGTCCTGAAGGACCTGGGCGAGGACGCCTTCGTCGCCCGCTTCACCGCCTTCAAGGACCTGGCCCCCGCCCCCAGCAAGAAGGGCCAGGTCAACAAGCTGTCCATGCCCTGGCGCGCCTTCTCCTCCATGAAGG
- a CDS encoding non-ribosomal peptide synthetase, translating to MAERAPAPRPVLSEELRHRVLVTFNASEQHLEGGDTVVACFEQQVDRAPDATALDFEGTRLTYRQLDERANQLARYLRSLSVGPETRVALCAERSVEQVVGMLGILKAGGAFVPLDPAHPTERQGFVLSDSGAPVVLARQQMLDELPLRGELTVELDGLLPPFARHSVERLEAVASTDHLAYVIYTSGSTGRPKGVLVAHAGLRNTALAAVRAHGFRPEDRVLQFASMSFDASVCEVFATLLAGATLVLAPRQRLLPDAPLRTLLRESAITAVTLTPSVLAQLETEGLEGLRTVISAGEALPIAVAERWGQGRRLLNAYGPTEATVCAAITPYAVVPGAITLGTPWPNTRLYVLDEALEPLPPGVAGELFIGGVGVARGYLGRPDLTAERFLPHPFGSTPGERLYRTGDLARWTVDGELEYLGRVDSQVKLRGMRVEPGEVEAVLARHPEVREVAVVAREIAEGELALVAFLVPSEGQDEARVSAALRPWLKQQLPEHLVPSALVTLTALPLTSSGKVDRKALGTLSLGRVDAASASADSAPRGELEVLLAGLFQQVLGVERVGRDSDFFELGGHSLSATRLLARVRHAVGVELPLTALFSHATVARLARALGPISESLSAALAGPTPLPADVAPMASLAQERLWFLQQLQPDSAAYLVVDALELRGTLNRTALEDTLRRLVERHAALRVTFTPVEGSPRLRVHPVRESLLTVEEVSRPPHESGTAEAWLQRRLREEASRPLSLEEGPLYRFHLFTSGPGHQVLLLVLHHLVVDGLSMGILLNELATTYSALQEGRVPPPAPATLDYVDLSAWQRTPEVRAREDIHLDYWKRQLADAPSLLALPTDKPRPPVLSDRGAYSRRHVLPRELRLRLEALCREHQVTPFMALYAVFATLLQRYSGERELCIGTPVSGRTHAASEDIVGLFINTLVLRTHLLPSAPFSMLLAHVWATALEAFSHQDAPFERVVDALHVERSLSHAPLFQVMFDLRRVDSPLSFSGLASQHVFVDNGT from the coding sequence GTGGCCGAGCGCGCGCCCGCTCCACGTCCCGTCCTCTCCGAGGAGCTGCGGCACCGGGTGCTCGTCACCTTCAATGCCTCCGAGCAACACCTGGAGGGCGGCGACACGGTGGTGGCCTGCTTCGAGCAGCAGGTGGACCGCGCGCCGGACGCGACGGCGCTCGACTTCGAGGGCACCCGGCTGACGTACCGGCAGTTGGACGAGCGCGCCAACCAGCTCGCGCGCTATCTGCGCTCGCTGAGCGTGGGGCCGGAGACGCGCGTCGCGCTGTGCGCGGAGCGCTCGGTGGAGCAGGTGGTGGGGATGCTGGGCATCCTCAAGGCGGGAGGCGCGTTCGTTCCGTTGGACCCGGCGCATCCCACCGAGCGGCAGGGCTTCGTGCTCTCCGACAGCGGCGCGCCCGTGGTGCTCGCGCGGCAGCAGATGCTGGACGAGCTGCCGCTGCGGGGCGAGCTGACGGTGGAGCTGGACGGCCTGCTGCCACCGTTCGCGCGTCACTCCGTGGAGCGGCTGGAGGCGGTCGCCTCGACGGACCATCTGGCGTACGTCATCTACACGTCCGGCTCCACGGGGCGGCCCAAGGGCGTGCTGGTGGCGCACGCGGGGCTGCGCAACACGGCGCTGGCCGCGGTGCGGGCGCATGGGTTCCGGCCCGAGGACCGGGTGCTCCAGTTCGCGTCGATGAGCTTCGATGCGTCCGTGTGCGAGGTGTTCGCCACGCTGCTCGCGGGCGCGACGCTGGTGCTCGCGCCCCGACAGCGGCTGCTCCCGGACGCGCCCCTGCGGACGCTCCTGCGTGAGAGCGCCATCACCGCGGTGACGCTGACGCCGTCGGTGCTGGCGCAGTTGGAGACGGAGGGGCTGGAGGGCCTGCGCACCGTCATCTCCGCGGGCGAGGCCCTTCCCATCGCGGTGGCCGAGCGCTGGGGACAGGGCCGGCGGCTGCTCAACGCGTATGGCCCGACGGAGGCCACGGTCTGCGCGGCGATCACGCCGTACGCGGTGGTGCCGGGCGCCATCACCCTGGGCACGCCGTGGCCCAACACGCGGCTGTATGTGCTCGATGAGGCGCTGGAGCCGCTGCCTCCTGGCGTCGCGGGAGAGCTGTTCATCGGCGGCGTGGGCGTGGCCCGTGGCTACCTGGGGCGGCCGGACCTGACGGCGGAGCGTTTCCTGCCGCATCCGTTCGGTTCGACACCGGGCGAGCGGCTCTACCGCACGGGAGACCTGGCGCGGTGGACGGTGGACGGCGAGCTCGAGTACCTGGGCCGCGTCGACTCGCAGGTGAAGCTGCGAGGCATGCGCGTGGAGCCGGGCGAGGTGGAGGCCGTCCTCGCGCGCCATCCGGAGGTCCGCGAGGTCGCGGTGGTGGCTCGCGAAATCGCGGAGGGCGAGCTGGCCCTGGTGGCCTTCCTCGTCCCCTCCGAGGGGCAGGATGAGGCCCGGGTGAGCGCGGCGCTGCGCCCGTGGTTGAAGCAGCAGCTCCCCGAGCACCTGGTGCCCTCCGCGCTCGTGACGCTCACCGCGCTTCCGCTGACGTCCTCGGGGAAGGTGGACCGGAAGGCGCTGGGCACGCTGTCGCTCGGCCGCGTCGACGCCGCGAGCGCGTCCGCGGACAGCGCGCCGCGTGGAGAGCTGGAGGTGCTGCTGGCGGGGTTGTTCCAGCAGGTGCTGGGCGTGGAGCGGGTGGGCCGGGACAGCGACTTCTTCGAGCTGGGCGGACACTCGCTGAGCGCCACGCGGCTGCTGGCGCGCGTGCGGCACGCGGTGGGTGTGGAGCTGCCGCTGACGGCGTTGTTCTCGCACGCGACGGTGGCGCGACTGGCCCGGGCGCTGGGCCCCATCTCCGAGTCGCTCTCGGCGGCACTCGCCGGCCCCACGCCGCTTCCCGCCGACGTCGCGCCCATGGCGTCCCTGGCGCAGGAGCGGCTGTGGTTCCTCCAGCAGCTCCAGCCGGATTCGGCGGCGTACCTCGTCGTCGATGCGCTGGAGCTCCGGGGCACGCTGAACAGGACCGCGCTGGAGGACACGCTGCGGCGACTGGTGGAGCGGCACGCCGCGCTGCGCGTCACCTTCACGCCCGTGGAGGGGAGCCCGCGGCTGCGCGTCCACCCGGTCCGCGAGTCGCTGCTCACAGTGGAGGAGGTGTCACGCCCGCCGCATGAGAGCGGGACCGCGGAGGCGTGGCTCCAGCGCAGACTTCGCGAAGAGGCCTCGCGACCGCTCTCGCTGGAGGAGGGGCCGCTGTATCGGTTCCACCTGTTCACGAGTGGCCCCGGGCACCAGGTGCTGCTGCTGGTGCTGCATCACCTGGTGGTGGATGGCCTCTCGATGGGCATCCTCCTCAACGAGCTGGCGACGACGTACTCCGCGCTCCAGGAAGGCCGCGTCCCGCCTCCCGCGCCCGCCACCCTGGACTACGTGGACCTGTCCGCCTGGCAGCGCACACCCGAGGTCCGCGCGCGCGAGGACATCCACCTCGACTACTGGAAGCGACAGCTCGCCGACGCGCCGTCGCTGCTCGCGCTGCCCACGGACAAGCCTCGTCCGCCGGTGCTGTCCGACCGGGGCGCGTACTCGCGCCGCCACGTGTTGCCGCGGGAGCTCCGGCTGCGGCTGGAGGCGCTCTGCCGAGAGCACCAGGTGACGCCGTTCATGGCGCTCTATGCGGTGTTCGCCACGCTGCTCCAGCGCTACTCGGGTGAGCGAGAGCTGTGCATCGGCACGCCGGTCTCCGGACGCACGCACGCGGCCTCCGAGGACATCGTCGGTCTGTTCATCAACACGCTCGTCCTGCGGACCCACCTGCTGCCCTCCGCGCCGTTCTCCATGTTGCTGGCGCACGTGTGGGCGACCGCGCTGGAGGCCTTCAGCCACCAGGATGCGCCGTTCGAGCGCGTCGTCGATGCGCTCCATGTCGAGCGCAGCCTGAGTCACGCGCCGCTCTTCCAGGTGATGTTCGACCTGCGCCGCGTCGACTCGCCTCTCTCCTTCTCGGGCCTCGCGTCACAGCACGTCTTCGTCGACAACGGCACCAG
- a CDS encoding aromatic ring-hydroxylating oxygenase subunit alpha, with protein sequence MSTAGEVRSYRDTFLPYWHPVAYAHELREGPLAARLLETELVLWRTASGVAATQRYCAHRGADLSAGTVTPQGLRCAFHGWTYAQSGSCVRIPSQPQTPVPERARVNSYLAAQRHGLIWVCLSPEPAAPLPEWPELADSATVATVPLPRLDWETSAGRMVEIVLDVAHLSFVHEGTFGNPEQPEVPAYDVEKRSDGLRAQIVYPALAPAVGSAPPRVDRTTLTYEVTFPFTARLTFKPTLFYPHTVYAVASPWSEEKMQCFYFASYHPRIRNFAELFVKSESAILEQDRRVAEGQRPRAHPLDFSGEVPVKADRLPIEYRRALAALRLGRPPDAPAWD encoded by the coding sequence ATGAGCACGGCTGGCGAGGTCCGCTCGTACCGGGACACCTTCCTCCCGTACTGGCATCCGGTGGCGTACGCCCACGAGCTTCGGGAAGGCCCCCTGGCCGCCCGGCTCCTGGAGACGGAGCTGGTCCTCTGGCGCACCGCCTCCGGTGTGGCGGCCACCCAGCGCTACTGCGCGCACCGCGGCGCGGACCTCTCCGCCGGGACTGTCACTCCCCAGGGACTTCGCTGCGCGTTCCATGGATGGACATACGCCCAGAGCGGCTCGTGTGTCCGCATTCCCTCTCAACCCCAGACGCCCGTCCCCGAGCGGGCCCGGGTGAACAGCTACCTTGCCGCACAGCGGCATGGGCTCATCTGGGTCTGTCTTTCGCCCGAGCCGGCGGCGCCGCTGCCCGAGTGGCCGGAGCTGGCCGACAGCGCGACGGTGGCCACGGTGCCGCTGCCCCGCCTGGACTGGGAGACGTCCGCCGGACGCATGGTGGAGATCGTCCTGGACGTGGCTCACCTATCGTTCGTTCATGAAGGCACGTTCGGCAATCCGGAGCAGCCGGAGGTGCCGGCGTATGACGTGGAGAAGCGCTCGGACGGACTGCGCGCGCAGATCGTCTATCCCGCGCTGGCGCCCGCGGTGGGGAGCGCTCCACCCCGGGTGGACCGCACCACGCTCACGTACGAGGTGACGTTCCCCTTCACCGCGCGGCTCACCTTCAAGCCCACGCTCTTCTATCCGCACACCGTCTACGCGGTGGCCTCGCCCTGGTCGGAGGAGAAGATGCAGTGCTTCTACTTCGCCTCGTACCACCCGAGGATCCGCAACTTCGCGGAGCTGTTCGTGAAGTCGGAGTCGGCCATCCTGGAGCAGGACCGCCGCGTGGCGGAGGGACAGCGCCCGCGCGCGCACCCGCTGGACTTCTCGGGGGAGGTCCCCGTGAAGGCGGACCGGCTCCCCATCGAATACCGCCGGGCCCTCGCGGCCCTGCGCCTGGGTCGTCCTCCGGACGCGCCCGCATGGGACTAG